The window GACCTCGGGAACCGACCCGTGGCGCATCGCGATGACCGGCGTCCCACACGCCATGGCTTCAATCATCGTAATCCCGAATGGCTCAGGCCAGTTGATGAGAAAGAGATACGCAAACGCGTTCCCCAAAAACTCATCCTTCTGCGCTTCGTCAATCTCTCCCACAAACTCAACCAGTGGATCCCGGAGCAGCGGTTGGATCTTCTCGGTGAAATACTCTTCGTCCACGGGATCAATCTTCGCGGCGATCCGTAGGGGCATGCCTACCGCACGGGCAATGGCAATCGCTCGGTCGGCACACTTCTCCGGCGAAATCCGCCCCAGAAAGGCCAGGTAGTCCCCGCGTCGCTCTTTGAGCGTAAAGTGCCGCAGATCGATCCCGTTCGAGACGAGGGGGACCTCAGGATACGAGGGGAACCTCAGGATACTCCGCATAGACGTGCTGAAGCTCCGGGAGATCCAGGCGCCCGTGCAACGTGGTGACGATCGGTGTCCGGGTCAAGCGCGATAAGGGGAAGGCAAAATAATCGATATGGCTGTGAATGAGATCGAACTCTTCGGCTCGGTCGCTTACCTTCCCCAGTTCAATCACGGTGTACGCCATGTGATTTTGCACTCCGCGATCCAGCCGGAGCCCTTGCGGGCAACACGCGATCAACTCGGCCGCCGTCGTGGAGTCTCCGCTGGCAAACAGCACGACCTCATGCCCGCGACGGACGAGTTCCTCTGTCACCCCTGAGACGATCCGCTCCGTGCCACCATACCACTTCGGGGGCACACTTTCGGAGAGAGGTACGACCTGTGCAATCCGCATGGATCCTCAGAAGGCGTCGTGGCGTCCCGTTCCCTCGCTACCTTGAGCTATCCCCCTGCATCTGCGTACTACAACATCAAGGTCGGCTCGGTCCGGTTTCAGCTCGGCGCCCAGAAGAAGGATATCATCCCGGTGTTCCTGCAGGACAAGGCTCTTCGGGACTTCCGGGCCGCGAACGGCTGGCAGGCGGGCGTTGATGGATCGGTGGTGCTCGTGAACACGGGGGCCCCCTGGATCCTCTCACCTGCTTCATGAACCGGTCCAGCGCCGCATTCACGCTCGCGTCAATCTCGTGCGCCGTTTTGGCCTGGGACACACTCGGCAGCATCATGCTACCCAAGAGAGAAAACCAGACGGCCCAAACAATGCTCCTGCTGAAGCTCCGCGTTCGCATCGCTGTTGCCCTCCTTCAAGATCGTTTGCTCGCTTTTCTAACATTTACCGTGGGGGAGGACCGGTTCTCCCTACCCCTCGAACGTGGACGCAAATGTTTGTCTGCCAACACTATGCTAGTTTGGCACCCCTCGTCCCGACGAGCTGTCGCATCAGCCACAGCACGACCACGGCCCCGACAAAGGCGACGACGACGGACCCAATGTTCACACCCGTGGCGCCGGGGTGCCCAAAGTAGTTGAAGATCCATCCGCCCCCGATGGCGCCGACGACCCCGATCACCAGATCTCCGGGAACGCCCCTGGGCCCCTCACCCAGAATCACCCTCTTCGCCAGCCAGCCTGCGATAATCCCGACGATCATCCATGCCAGAATACTCATCGCACGATCCCCTTTCTCCTACTCTTTTGCGGATAATCGTTCCTGACTGTGCTACTGGCGTACGATGCGCGTGGCTTCCGGATACGTAAGCCACTGGCTTGTCCGTTGGTGGGTCAAATACCGGAGATAGCCGGCTAGAGACATGTGATCCGTCTCGGCACTGAAGGGTTTCAAATTCGTCACGTTCGCATACGGGCCCGGCGTCCCTGGGGGTGCCGGAACAGCTAGCTGCTGAAGTTTCAGTTGCTGCTGCGGAGCCATTCGATACATCTGCGCAGAAGCTGATCCCACGGACAGGACCGAGAAGATACACAGGGTCGCAATCGCAATCACGATGTTTTTCACGATCGTTCCTCCTTCTTGATGGTGGTTCCCTTGCCATCACTTGGCAATCTCGCACCTCCGTCGACACCGATCCGGATCCTGGCGGCTACCCGGGTGCTTTATCATCACCCGTCCTCGTCGCGAGTCGGCGTCTGATTTCGCTAAAGGTCCGGCCCCTCCAGTTGGTCGATCCGAGCCTCCTCGGCTCGAAGGGCCCACCCGCAGTTACGCGGCGAGGCGTTTCGACATTCGAATCGCCGTCCCATGATCGCCCAATGTGGAGCGTGTGATTTCTACTTGATCC of the bacterium genome contains:
- a CDS encoding GlsB/YeaQ/YmgE family stress response membrane protein, which translates into the protein MSILAWMIVGIIAGWLAKRVILGEGPRGVPGDLVIGVVGAIGGGWIFNYFGHPGATGVNIGSVVVAFVGAVVVLWLMRQLVGTRGAKLA